In Pontiella desulfatans, one DNA window encodes the following:
- a CDS encoding DUF1501 domain-containing protein encodes MKMNRREFTYLTAWGGAIGMASRTTFGAPDTKAPILVVIQLAGGNDGLNTVVPINNDHYYTARPKIAIKPSDAIAIDGATGLHPNLTGLKAIHDEGQLAIVEGVGYPNPNRSHFRSTEIWHTGSDSKTFEKHGWIGRYFDTYCKESPASIGLCIGKQNPQAFTAAMPKGVTFNDPRELRVKKAKGSDAMMMQMMGMEEDGMEATAGESIGDLGGAVGNTSGLNPLEFLENTATEASISAKQIETILKRVKPETTFPGSRFAKELQVTAQLIRGEMPTGIYYLSRGGFDTHTNQSGSHMALMKEIGDGLQAFHAEMKAAGLSNRVCVLVYSEFGRRVKENASGGTDHGVAQPVFVMGGAVRGGRYGKRPSLAPDDLVKGDIAHTTDYRSVYATLLEKHMGVDSKPVLLGKYDTLNFI; translated from the coding sequence ATGAAAATGAATCGACGTGAATTCACCTATCTCACCGCCTGGGGCGGCGCCATCGGCATGGCCTCGCGCACAACATTCGGCGCACCGGACACCAAGGCCCCCATCCTGGTCGTCATCCAACTGGCGGGCGGCAACGACGGGCTCAACACCGTCGTCCCGATCAACAACGACCACTACTACACCGCGCGCCCCAAGATCGCCATCAAGCCCTCGGATGCCATTGCCATCGACGGCGCCACCGGGCTGCACCCCAACCTGACCGGGTTGAAGGCGATCCATGACGAAGGGCAGCTCGCCATCGTCGAGGGCGTGGGCTATCCCAACCCCAACCGCTCGCATTTCCGTTCCACCGAAATCTGGCATACCGGCTCCGATTCCAAGACGTTCGAGAAACATGGATGGATCGGGCGCTACTTCGACACCTACTGCAAGGAGTCGCCGGCCAGCATCGGCCTCTGCATCGGGAAACAAAACCCGCAGGCCTTCACCGCCGCCATGCCCAAGGGCGTCACCTTCAACGACCCCCGCGAGCTCAGGGTCAAGAAGGCCAAGGGCTCCGATGCCATGATGATGCAGATGATGGGTATGGAGGAGGACGGGATGGAAGCCACCGCCGGCGAGTCCATCGGCGACCTCGGCGGCGCGGTCGGCAACACCTCCGGCCTCAACCCGCTGGAGTTCCTTGAAAACACGGCCACCGAAGCGAGCATCAGCGCCAAGCAGATCGAAACCATCCTCAAACGGGTGAAGCCGGAAACCACGTTTCCGGGCAGCCGCTTCGCCAAGGAGCTGCAGGTTACCGCTCAACTGATCCGCGGCGAAATGCCCACCGGCATCTACTACCTCTCGCGCGGCGGGTTCGACACCCACACCAACCAGAGCGGATCGCACATGGCGCTGATGAAGGAGATCGGCGACGGGCTACAGGCCTTCCACGCCGAGATGAAAGCCGCCGGCCTCTCCAACCGCGTCTGCGTGCTGGTCTATTCCGAATTCGGTCGCCGGGTGAAGGAAAACGCCAGCGGCGGAACCGACCACGGCGTGGCGCAGCCCGTCTTCGTGATGGGCGGGGCGGTCAGGGGCGGCCGCTACGGCAAGCGCCCGAGCCTGGCGCCCGACGACCTCGTCAAGGGCGACATCGCGCACACCACCGACTACCGCTCCGTCTACGCCACCCTGCTCGAAAAACACATGGGCGTCGACAGCAAGCCGGTGCTACTTGGCAAATACGATACGCTGAATTTCATTTAA
- a CDS encoding S1C family serine protease: MAIVCMVVLSLGARAQVEQSVVRIVNQYNRFSWFTPWDSGSTGSGSGSGFVISKNRIMTNAHVVSDAAMLLVYFHNDPTPYPAHVAAIGHDCDLAILELNAPARTESVPALEFDALPALRSQVVTYGYPTGGRLLSSTAGVVSRIELQDYVHTGLDSHLTVQTDAAINPGNSGGPVIQNGKVVGVAFQGNQQLENMGFFIPVKVVEHFLTDLADGRYDGYPEFGAYTTSLDSPAARRHAGMVEGETGVRIENLLRGCGAEAVLRRGDIITSINGYAVANNGTVDWNGMRLDFNVVPDQLQKGDKLPLRIIRDGKRMEVEATLSPYNPLPAKANLYDRQPSYFVYAGLVFVPLNRETVKTYSNDWFTDAPQELIHEMYYRHLEERDFLDAPQVMIIRRLDHEVNVEEALYTYRLIDSINGKRTRTLAETIEAIEGNTADQHLIELQHGNRIMALDRKQADAAHLEILEKYAIPKDRNL, from the coding sequence ATGGCGATAGTTTGCATGGTGGTTCTTTCCCTGGGCGCGCGGGCGCAGGTGGAGCAATCGGTGGTGAGGATCGTGAACCAGTACAACCGGTTCAGCTGGTTCACGCCGTGGGATTCGGGCTCGACCGGCAGCGGCTCGGGCAGCGGGTTCGTGATTTCGAAAAACCGCATCATGACCAACGCGCATGTGGTGAGCGATGCCGCGATGCTGCTGGTCTATTTCCACAACGACCCAACGCCCTATCCGGCGCACGTCGCCGCCATCGGGCACGACTGCGACCTCGCGATTCTGGAGCTGAACGCACCGGCGCGCACGGAGTCCGTTCCGGCGTTGGAGTTCGATGCCTTGCCCGCCCTTCGCTCGCAGGTGGTGACCTATGGCTACCCCACGGGCGGCCGGTTGCTCTCGAGCACCGCGGGGGTGGTTTCGCGCATCGAACTGCAGGATTATGTGCACACCGGGCTGGATTCGCACCTGACCGTGCAGACGGATGCCGCCATCAACCCGGGCAACAGCGGCGGGCCGGTCATCCAGAACGGCAAGGTGGTTGGCGTGGCGTTCCAGGGCAACCAACAGCTCGAAAACATGGGCTTCTTTATTCCGGTGAAGGTGGTGGAGCATTTCCTGACCGACCTGGCTGACGGGCGCTATGACGGCTATCCGGAATTCGGCGCCTACACCACCTCGCTCGACAGCCCGGCGGCACGCCGCCATGCGGGCATGGTGGAGGGCGAGACCGGAGTCCGCATTGAAAACCTGCTGCGCGGCTGCGGGGCCGAGGCCGTCTTGCGCCGGGGCGACATCATTACCTCGATCAACGGCTATGCGGTGGCCAACAACGGCACGGTGGACTGGAACGGGATGCGGCTCGACTTCAACGTGGTTCCGGATCAACTGCAGAAAGGCGACAAGCTACCGCTGCGGATCATCCGCGACGGGAAAAGAATGGAGGTCGAAGCCACATTGAGCCCCTACAACCCGCTTCCGGCCAAAGCCAACCTCTACGACCGCCAACCGAGCTATTTCGTCTATGCCGGGCTGGTGTTCGTCCCGCTCAACCGGGAGACGGTTAAAACCTACTCGAACGACTGGTTCACCGACGCCCCCCAGGAGCTGATCCATGAAATGTACTACCGCCATCTCGAAGAGCGCGACTTCCTCGACGCCCCCCAGGTGATGATCATCCGGCGCCTCGACCATGAGGTGAACGTTGAGGAGGCCCTCTACACCTACCGGCTGATCGACTCCATCAATGGAAAGAGAACCCGCACCCTTGCGGAAACCATCGAAGCCATCGAGGGCAACACCGCCGACCAGCACCTGATCGAGCTCCAGCACGGCAACCGGATCATGGCACTCGACCGGAAGCAAGCGGACGCCGCCCACCTTGAAATCCTCGAAAAATACGCCATACCGAAGGATCGCAACCTATGA
- a CDS encoding PDZ domain-containing protein, which translates to MKTLLAALTLPMVLSSLAFARPDHPIEHQLVTVRVSYQAWNEYRPWQKAKPLSRTFLGTVVAENRILVPAAYLLDATLIQLEKFDRPPRTPARIVHCDQQVGLAVLTTDEPGFFDDLNPVATADYAEGDNYYCAAWKSSQLNLSSCRWSQVKTFKSSVPYFGYAGITFITDLKSGGRGEPVFSENRMIGMTRSQNKDTITVVPIDLIKAYLKAIDLPEYPGFGRLGVDFQFNQGQAQAAYFGQVGKPTGVRIRGCFPEGSAAGILEKDDILLELDGHAIDSEGDYKHPRYGRMSLNLIATEGHYAGDLLTAKVLRNKQEIELEIPLKNIPPSAALIPFARPDQPPPYLVAGGLVFRELDVPYLKAWGSNWEDQIPATLRILNDLKSEAPSPEQKRLIVLTDVFPDEYNLGYHEMAQNIVKTVNGQPIDSIRKMEEAFQHPQNGFHVIEFMPSYGTCTVILDAATFGQATESIMEKYQIPSRIRLNP; encoded by the coding sequence ATGAAAACCCTCCTTGCCGCCTTAACCCTCCCCATGGTGCTGTCGAGCCTGGCCTTTGCCCGGCCGGACCATCCCATCGAACACCAGCTGGTCACCGTGCGCGTTTCCTACCAGGCCTGGAACGAATACCGCCCGTGGCAGAAAGCGAAGCCGCTCAGCCGAACCTTCCTGGGAACGGTCGTTGCCGAAAACCGCATTCTCGTGCCGGCCGCCTATCTGCTGGACGCCACCCTGATCCAACTCGAAAAGTTCGACCGCCCGCCGCGTACCCCCGCCCGCATCGTGCATTGCGACCAGCAGGTGGGCTTGGCGGTGCTCACCACCGACGAACCGGGATTCTTCGACGACCTCAACCCCGTCGCGACGGCCGATTATGCCGAAGGCGACAACTATTATTGCGCCGCCTGGAAGTCCAGCCAACTCAACCTCTCCTCCTGCCGCTGGTCGCAGGTGAAAACCTTCAAGTCGTCGGTTCCCTACTTCGGCTATGCCGGAATCACCTTCATCACCGACCTCAAGAGCGGCGGGCGCGGCGAACCCGTCTTCAGCGAAAACCGGATGATCGGCATGACCCGGTCGCAGAACAAGGATACCATAACGGTCGTTCCCATCGACCTCATCAAGGCCTACCTCAAGGCCATCGACCTGCCGGAATATCCCGGATTCGGACGGCTCGGCGTCGATTTCCAGTTCAACCAAGGCCAGGCGCAGGCCGCCTACTTCGGGCAGGTGGGCAAACCAACGGGCGTGCGCATCCGGGGCTGCTTCCCGGAGGGATCCGCCGCGGGCATCCTGGAAAAGGACGATATCCTGCTGGAGCTCGATGGCCATGCCATCGATTCCGAAGGCGACTACAAACACCCCCGCTACGGCAGGATGTCGCTGAACCTTATCGCAACGGAAGGCCACTATGCCGGCGACCTCCTGACCGCAAAGGTATTGCGCAACAAACAGGAGATCGAACTCGAAATCCCGCTCAAGAACATTCCGCCCTCGGCCGCACTGATCCCTTTCGCACGCCCGGACCAACCGCCCCCCTACCTGGTTGCCGGCGGTCTGGTGTTCCGGGAGCTGGACGTCCCCTACCTCAAGGCCTGGGGCAGCAACTGGGAAGACCAAATCCCCGCCACCCTGCGCATCCTCAACGACCTGAAAAGCGAAGCGCCCTCCCCGGAGCAAAAACGGCTGATCGTTCTGACCGATGTGTTCCCCGACGAATACAACCTCGGCTACCACGAAATGGCCCAGAACATCGTGAAAACCGTCAATGGCCAACCGATCGACTCCATCCGCAAGATGGAGGAAGCCTTCCAGCACCCGCAAAACGGGTTCCACGTCATCGAATTCATGCCCTCCTACGGAACCTGCACGGTGATTCTCGATGCGGCCACGTTCGGGCAAGCCACGGAAAGCATCATGGAAAAATACCAGATTCCCTCCAGAATCCGGCTAAATCCCTAG
- a CDS encoding radical SAM protein, translating into MFDMQSNHSLFRPPAEARSLIIRIQDGCPWNQCTFCGMYKGVNCRFRSMEEMELGIDAARKDWPSARRIFLADGDVMAMPFDKLHSVLGMLNDRFPRLARVNVYANGHSILRKTNEELAALKRLKLNTLYMGLESGHEETLRAAKKRETAEEMIEAGQRAQAADLRMSVMVLTGLGGQTNRQLHAAATADALNRMQPRLLSALRVIPIPGTELHGQEQAGTFQQVTEYQAMQELRDMIEGLELEGTVFRADHSSNILPLEGRFPKDKPRLLDELNTLLASGTLDTEAPGAPPLSL; encoded by the coding sequence ATGTTCGACATGCAAAGCAACCACTCCCTTTTTCGTCCGCCCGCCGAGGCGCGTAGTTTGATTATCCGCATCCAGGACGGCTGTCCGTGGAACCAGTGTACCTTTTGCGGCATGTACAAAGGGGTCAACTGCCGCTTCCGCTCGATGGAGGAGATGGAACTGGGCATCGATGCCGCCCGCAAGGACTGGCCTTCCGCCCGCCGCATCTTTTTGGCGGATGGCGATGTGATGGCGATGCCGTTCGACAAACTCCACTCCGTGCTGGGCATGCTGAACGACCGCTTTCCCCGGCTCGCCCGGGTGAACGTCTATGCCAACGGGCATTCGATCCTCCGGAAAACGAACGAGGAACTTGCGGCATTGAAACGGCTCAAGCTCAACACCCTCTACATGGGACTCGAAAGCGGCCACGAGGAAACCCTGCGGGCGGCGAAAAAGCGCGAAACCGCCGAAGAGATGATCGAGGCCGGGCAACGCGCGCAGGCCGCCGACCTACGGATGTCGGTGATGGTGCTGACCGGACTCGGCGGACAAACCAACCGCCAGCTCCATGCCGCCGCCACCGCCGACGCGCTCAACCGGATGCAGCCGCGCCTACTCTCCGCCCTGCGCGTCATCCCCATTCCCGGAACCGAGCTCCATGGGCAGGAGCAGGCCGGAACCTTCCAGCAGGTTACCGAATACCAGGCGATGCAGGAGCTGCGCGACATGATCGAGGGGCTGGAGCTCGAAGGCACCGTCTTCCGCGCCGACCATTCGTCGAACATCCTGCCGCTCGAAGGCCGCTTCCCCAAGGACAAGCCGCGCCTGCTCGACGAGCTCAACACCCTCCTCGCCTCCGGCACCCTCGACACCGAAGCCCCCGGCGCCCCGCCGCTGTCGCTCTAA